GTTAGCTTGCTTCATAGGGATTTTCATAGATTCATGTTGGCTTGGAGCCGAGATTTCGAGGTTTGAAATTTAAGGTCCGTTCTCCGGCTTTGTGTACATTACTGCAGCGCGGCGAttttcgtgtcaaatccagatctactgttatctgtgcaTCAACCCATAATTTAGTACATTCCTATTgccttttaacacacacacacacacacacacacacacacacacacacacacacacacacacacacacacacacacacactctctctctctctctctctctctctccatcacattCGCTTTATAAACAACATCTTTGACATGAGTTTAgagatggagtgagagagagagattactttaGTTTTATCTTTAAATAGAGTAATTAGTTttatcgcagagagagagagagagagagagagagagagagagagagagagagagaaagcgaagaTTCCTAATAcgcaataaaactgaagattacTCGGTGTGAGCTGAACCAGACTGGTGATGGAGGATGAGaacatgtgatggtggtggtggtggtggtggcggcagtagtGATGGCAGAAGGCTCgtagtgatgatgattgtgtTTTGTCAACGGTGGGACTAACAAACAGAAAtatcgatacacacacacactctctctctctctctctctctctctctctctctctctctctctctctctctctctctctctctctctctcagtgtgttgggactggtgagaggaaaagataaatactGTATTTCCGTTCCAAATTGACACGCTTTAGTCTTGGCTGGCTGGGCTGCCTCTGTGAGTCCCAATTGCAGCTTCCTCAGGTAAAGTGTGGTGGACAAATCCTCGCACTACGCTCCCCACGGGCACCGGGTAGCGACAAGCCCTGCGCCAAGTATACACTGGCACGACTTTGCACTGGCCACATGTGTAAATTGGCTTCCTCGCTCTTGTTTGATGGGAGGCGCGCGCGAGGAGAGGCAAGACTATCGGGACGGGGAACATTGGCCTCTTGTTATCATGTGAGCAAAGTCTTCTTCCGCTCAGGACATTGACTGTAACAGTGaagatatttttcctcctaattatattttttcctcacttctccttctttcgtttttctcaaCATAATATTGTCTTCTTGAtcttttatctaatattttgaTGAAATTTTCTTCTCGCCATGAATGCCCCGTAATAAAATTTTCCGACTggcttcattcttttgttttttctttcttcagtatCAGATTTTCCTGAGAGTTTGGTGTGCCATATTTTCTTCTGCTCAGACTTCGTGGAGAAACCGGACTTAATAATTCCCttgaggtgaaaaaaatgatCCTATCAATAGCAGGGTTCATGGTATAACAAAAGAGTTTGGAGTATATTAGCTTTTTGAGGGAAAAGTTTAAATGTTCCGCAAAACTAAAAACTAATGGTGATGGAGACAAtcaattactattaccacttttatgctggagagaaggccagccaagggcaacaaaatattaaaaaaaggcccacttgagtgctggttctctaaaagataagtcaagaattagtcaaaattaggagcaaatgtcttgatacctactactactattactactactatcaatattactaccactactaccaatattactgctactgatactcCTAGACAAAAGAAGTAAGTCCTACTGTAGCAGAGCGTGGTTTCGATCCACGGACCTCTGGGTTATGGGCCCAGCACGCTTCCACTGCGCCACTCTGCTGGTAACTCTCCGCTACTATTAGGTACTATAACATGATTTGTGTCTGAGGAAGTGGTCCAGATGGTGACGCCCATTAACTACAGACgcataacgtggcactaggaagttccaagtatgagaaagatagatccgatctcggtacaaggaagcaatgtattgaggccaggaataaggcgaatagaatattgtgattcatttttagaagtgttaaaagcaggagtcccgaagtaatactgaATTTATACTTGGCGGTAGTCAGGCGTAAGTTATTGTCGTCGTTTTTTCATTTGCTTGGGAAAACGGCTGTAGTAACTAATTATGACTCTCTTAAGGTATACTTGGCGGTaatcaggccacatcttgactatgaggtacaattctggtcctcacattacaggaaggatatagctctgttggaatcagtgcaaaggaggatgactaaaaagaaacagggaatgagggatattccttatgaagagagactgaaaaaaactcaatctgcattccttagagagacgtaagttaagaggagacctaatagaagtattgaagtggtataagggttttaacaaaggggacatgaatgtagttcttaccagagagagagagagagagagagagagagagagagagagagagagagctatcaaACTCTTCCAAGCCTCTCAGTCGCCCAAACTTTCACTTAGTTACTGGAGAGAGATGCCTTCCATTAAACTCAGTTCCCTCTTATTTCATAGATGTGGACAGGATGTGTTGGACtgcgaagggagaggaaagagagggaacggGTGTCAGAATCGCTTAATTGGAGAGGAATAGGAATGTTACCAGGACTAGGAGTGAAATAAAACTATTAAATGATCATCTCTGGTGCAGGAGGCgcctgtggttgtggtgagtgcagAGAAAGCAGTTCACAGATGGAGGGACGAGGGcgaggagaggatgaaaggaaagggaagagggaaaatgaagcgagttaggacgagaaaagaaaagttaaactaCATAAGCCCTTGTTATgttgttttaagagagagagagagagagagagagagagagagagagagtaccctgAATACTTTGTTACTTATATATTCTCATCTGATGAATTAGAaacaggaatctctctctctctctctctctctctctctctctctctctctctctctctctctctctctctctgcaatagtaactaaccaaataaataaaacagagaccctttaaaaagatgaagaaaacgcaAATTTTCTGGGTATTTCCACAAAAGTCAATACATAGCTAAAAAGTTttcattagtttctctctctctctctctctctctctctctctctctctctctctctctctctctctctctctctctctctctctctctctctcatagtagaATCTTGGAGTGCTTTGCAGGTATCATAGGAGTATTGGTGTATAGCATATTGTTACTTATTATTAatactttcatttttatcattatgttattattattattattattattattattattattattattattattattttcatcattattattattattgttgttattattactactatttttgttatcattattattattattattattattattattattattattattattattattattattattattattattattattattattattattattattattattattattattattattattattattattattattattattattattattattattattattattattattattattattattgttagtatcatTATGATTGTTATTGTCAATAGTGTTACAAGTGTATTTGTTGTGTATGatgttgttgccgttgttgtaaATGTTGTTCACTTCACTTGTCGCCTTCACAAACTGGCCATTGTGTGGACATGTTGACTGGGCGTCACTTGACATTCGGCCATCTTGTTGCGTTGTTCGGATTGAAATCGTTTCGAAATCTAAAATTGTTCACTTTAGAATTCGATTCGTATATGACGACCCGCAGCTGACCGAGAGGCAGCTGCGGGTGGCCTCCACCAGGGCCGAGTACGCCCGGTGGAGCAGGAACCGGGCCCGGCGGTTTGCCGCGGCCCGGAAGGCCTCCTGGCGAAGGGAGGAAGGTTGAGGATGACCGTCCTCTTCCCGCCAGGGAGAGAAACGGTGACGGTGGGTCTGACTTCTCCTtccgaggagaaggaaacagtgaGTGTGGGCTCACCGTGCACTGGCGGCCAGAGCGCCGCGAGAGTTTCTCAGTCGTGCGGACTCCCTGCATGGGAAAGGGGTAAGGAGATTGTGACTGCAGGGTTGTAGGACACCAGCGAGGCGGCCAGTGGGGGTGGAGCGCTCCCCCTGCTAGGCTGCCCCCATGGAAGGACGTGAAGGACACTCGGCGTGGCGGCGGCTGAGGGAAAGCGGTCCTCTTGCTAGGCGGCCccgggaaactgtgtgtgtgccgcCGGCAGGAGAAAGCGCGCCTTAGCTTAGCTGCCCCAGTGGGCGAGATGCAAGGCAAGGGTGACTACAACCCTACAGGACGCTCCTGACCCCAAGGAGGGACTCAGGTCACTTTGTGACCTTAGGATAGACCATGTAACCCAAGGAGACCGTTTTGGTTGAAGACCAATGGAAGGATTTTTAtgttgaccaaaggatgacctccaTTTATGTGTGAAAGAATGACCTCCCCTTATGTGtgaccaaaggaagatttttatgttgaccaaaggaagaaatttttaaGTTGATGTCGAAATGAAGAatattatgttgatgaccaaaggaagaagtgttaggatgacctcctcttatgtatgaccaaaggaagatttttatgttgttgaccaaaggaagaatttTTAAGTTGATGTCGAAAGGAAGAATTTTTATGttcaccaaaggaagaaattttatgttgatgaccaaaggaagatttttatgttgatgaccaaaggatgaattattaggatgacctcctcttatgtatgaccaaaggatgaatttttatgttgatgaccaaaggatgacctcttCTCATTaatgaccaaaggaaggattttttctttacaacccAGTGAAGGATTTTATTTCGttaaaaaatatctataaaGAATATCAATTTAGTTTATCTCATTATCTTACATAACTAAAgatatttcacttatttacaacatctctctctctctctctctctctctctctctctctctctctctctctctctctctctctctctctctctctctctctctcttttcacacaATTCAAAGGAACAAATGGATTGAAGGGCTACAAAAGGCAAAGGAAACgagaaatgagtgagagaaatggtgtaaatgaaaaggaagggataagagaataaaaaaaaataaagagggaggtggatgagaaatgagacgaatgaaaggagggaataatGGGAGAGGAcgtgatgaaaagagaagtggataggataggaaaattaataaaacgagTGAAAAATTGCAGAGactgagaaaagagggaataaagaaggatgaaatgggaaaatgagaataaataccaaaagaaagaagaaaagagagaaaacagaggtaGAATTGAAAAGAGACGGgtggtaaagagagaaataagaaaaaaggagagaaatgaaagaaaaagagagataaagaaaaggagaaaaatagacgatggagagaaaagaaaacgtgtgcatgcgtgctttcatgtgtgtgtgtgtgtgtgtgtgtgtgtgtggaagataaAGCAAGTGTGTGCAGGAGTACGTGCAAGTGTATGTACGTTCATGAGTGTGCACATGCCTGTATGCGTTCGTGTGCGCGTGCATGCAAGTATAAGTGTGCttgcataagtgtgtgtgtgtgtgtgtgtgtgtgtgtgtgtgtgtgtgtgtgtgtgtgtgtgtgtgtgtgtgtgcatgcatgtgtttGACGTTCGCTCGTGCGTGCATTCATGCTTGCCTGAGTTTGTGTGTCTATACGCACGCGTTCCTGCGGTCGTGCGCGCGTGAGTATTTGCTTGCatgcgtgtgttcgtgtgtattTGATTTtgattgcctgtgtgtgtgtgtgtgtgtgtgtgtgtgtgtgtgtgtgtgtgtgtgtgtgtgtgtgtgtgtgactgagtgtgtgtgtgtctaggtgtgattccttgcgtgcgtgcgtgtgtccaTGCTTGCATTGGAgcacatgcatgtgtgtgtgtgtgtgtgtgtgtgtgtgtgtgtgtgtgtgtgtgtgtgtgtgtgtgtgtgtgtgtgtgtgtcgcacagcgaagcactcacgcactcacacacttacacaGAAAAGCagctatgtacacacacacacacacacacacacacacacacacacacacacacacacacacacacacaatatgagGTGCGCGGCTAAACCCTGATTTTTGTGTCTTGTGTAGAGGAGCAGTGGACGTCCATTGTGTGTGTACCACAACACAacgtgtaggaaaagaaaaatgagtgcaAGATTTGAGTGTGTCGAGAGTTCAGTGAGCGAATCGTTTCAGTGTCCGCCTCTTCCACACAACAGTGGCTGTCCTGACCGTCACTCCTCGGCGCTAACTTGGCCACGACAGAGTGACGGTGTGATGGTGTTTGGACAGCCATTCGCACCACGTCTCTCGTCACCTGTGCCTCATAACAGTGCCTAATCATTAATAGCGTGCATCGGAGCCACTTTGCTGggatacaataataatgaagtgGTGTGCGAGTGTTCCAGGGTTGAAAACATAAGGGGAAGCTGCCTAACTTTGAAATAACATGTGCATTATTACACTACGCCGTGGATGACTTAGCTTGCCAgcgctgcgtgtgtgtgtgtgtgtgtgtgtgtgtgtgtgtgtgtgtgtgtgtgtcaatgtgtcACCATCACCGCTAGTCAGATCGCAGTTGTCACCAGTGTAAGTGGAGCCATTGATTCATGTTGAAGtaccttttattgttgttgtgtttagtgATTCACCTTGCTAATTGTTCCCTTGGCGTGAGTGTTTCCCCATGCTGGTTCATGCCATCCACCTCACaactcaccacacacttgccTCGCGATACACTGCACTTATCCACACCATTTTAGGCCTTGCTTCACTAACTCATTGAGTATTGTATTGCCTGCATGttgagtaatgataatattaacaacaataataatataaataataattataatgaccattactattataataacaGAGATAACAATAATCTCATCCTATAGTCAGAAGCCATTTAGAGCATCATGATACCCTctggttgttactgttattgttagtgttattgttgttgttgttgttattattattattattattattattattattattattattattattattgccactaTTATTAGTGTTACTTCCGCGGGCTTGTTGACCTTGACAGAGATACAAGCCACACAAAATGCAATGTTTTAAAGGAGAAGTCACACATTTCTCAGTAATTTCTTAACTAaggccatcagagagagagagagagacagacagacagacagacagacagacagacagacagactgtcacagacagactgacagactgtcacagacagactgacagactgtcacagacagactgacagactgtcaCAGACAGACTGTCACAGACAGACTGTCTCAGACAGACTGTCACAGACAGACTGTCTCAGACTGTCTCAGACAGACTGTCTCAGACAGACTGTCACAGACAGACTGTCTCAGACAGACTGTCACAGACAGACTGTCACAGACAGACTGTCACAGACAGACTGTCTCAGACAGACTGTCACAGACAGACtgtcacagacagacacacacacacacacacacacacacacacacacacacacacacacatattctagAAGGTAGTGGTAGGCTATGATGAGCGTGGACGTGTGTGCGCGTGTTCATATGGTGTTTGGTGTCCTAGTGGGTGGTGGTTAGCGTATATGAGGTAATGGGTAGGCTGTGTtgtgcgtgggtgggtgtgggcgtgataTGAGTGTCTGAGGTGGTAAAGGAACATTCCTAACactgaaggaaaattaattaatgacaaTTTAGCAGTAAAGTCATTGAAGAGagtcaaacaaataaaaaaaggtcgTGAATTATGAGGCCATTATGATACACTGTATAAATGTGAATCGTGTCATTCCATTTGTTGCAATGGTGACATCACTCCGTCACCTCGTTGTGCTTTGTGACTGTGGACATTGACAAAATTGATGATTAATATTGAAGATCATTTTgattgtttgggtgtgttttggcgcCAAGCGAGCGACCAAGTGGCGCTCACCCTTGACATAAATGTTGTTATTTTACAGGGATGTGCCAGTGTGTTTGTCCAGGTGAGGAATGCTTCGTACAGAGCGTTGTTTGTCAATAGGTTTGTATTGCtggttttccttgtgtgtgctgtgctgtgctgtgtggtggtggtggtggtggtggtggtggtagtggtggttagcGGTATCAGAATCTCATCTTTTCTTGGTGAAGGAGACATAACAGTTAATttggtagtagtggaagtagtcacGTGTTAGGTGATAgcggcactggtggtggtgttaggtctactcccatgcacacacacacacacacacacacacacacacacacacacacactagggggGTTGTTCTTAGTTTGAGTACACCTACGGGAGGGTGTCCAGATGGCGTAGTGGGAGGTGAGGGGGCGTGAAatagcgtggtgtgtgtgtgtgtgtgtgtgtgtgtgtgtgtgtgtgtgttattcacctcggtcgtttactggtcacccagcaagtcttcaccattacggagcgagctcaaagctcatagaccgatcttcgggtaggactgagaccacaccacactccacacaccgggaaagcgaggccacaacccctccagttacatcccgtacctatttactgataggtgaaaaggggctacaccttaagaggcttgcccatttgcctcgccgcttcctgggattcgaacccggactctcgattgtgagtcgagtgtgctaaccactgcattacggggtgtgtgtgtgttaggggggCGGTGTGGGGATGTATGTATGCACTGTGTTCCTGACAgggttttttgtggtgttgcagTTGCCTGAAGTGGTGTCAGGGGCCTAACGCCATCTCCTACCAGGAGGCGGCGGAGCTGGTTGTGGGCTACCACTGCTCCCTCCGGCACAGCATGGGCGGGCCGCAGTGCAGCATTGTCACGGTAGTGGTGGGCAGCGTGGCGCGACCAAGCCCTGAGGCGGAGGCCATGTCGGCTGGCcaggtggtgctagtggtggtgttcAGCACCGCTATgccagtgctggtggtggaattGGTGTTGGTGATCGTGTGCATGAAGCGGAAACGCGTACGTGACTGCCCGTGTCGGGATGAGGAGGCGCGGCTTCAGAACGAGTAGAACATGGTGCACAACGCTGTGGGCGCCGTCAACAGTGTGTGGACCACCACATGATCTTCTACTCCCTAAACTTCCCCATCAAGAAACCCCTAAACACCATGCCACCGACTCCTCCCCTTgaaacacccacaccacacccacctctaccactatcacctccaCAACCACGACTACGAGAATCCCGCGGAGAACGCATACTCCACAGTGCCCATGCGCAGCAGCAGTACTCAATAAGGATGTGTCGCGGGTCTCGGTTGCTGACCGCCTCGAAAAGGCCATTGAGGCACCGCCCAACCCCCGCGTCACGCCCACCTCGGACTCCAGCGCCCCATGCAAGGTGTTCCGGAATTCCTTCCTGCCGCGCACATACAGCCACAGGTCAGTACTCTCCACCCACGCGCGACTGCAgtagatcggaaataataagctctgagctcgttccgtagggtaacgtctggctgtctcctcagagactgcagcagatcaagcaatgaattacacacacacacacacacacacacacacgcccagtaagtagctcagtggttagagcgctggcttcacaagccagaggagatcaaacagtgaaactcactctgtgtgtgtgtgtgtgtgtgtgtgtgtgtgtgtgtgtgtgtctttgtttgatctgctgcagtctctgacgagacagccagacgttaccctacggaacgagctcagagcttattatttccgatcttcggataggcctgagaccaggtacacaccacacaccgggacaacaaggtcacaactcctcgatttacattccgtacctactcactgctaggtaaacaggggctacacgtgaaaggagagacacccaaatatctccacccggccggggaatcgaaccccagtcctctggcttgtgaagccagcgctctaactgagctaccgggccgtgtgtgtgtgtgtgtgtgtgtgtgtgtgtgtgtgtggtggtggtggtggtggtggtggtatttacatgcttgtgtgaagataatTATATAAGCGGGTATTTTGATGggatgatagatatgtaaatggacagttggataaacaaacagatagatggagaggtaggcagatagaggaggaggaggaggtctagcTAAGCACTAAAAACACCACGATAATAAACATGAGATGATTGACTTTTAATTCCTAGTGAacagttttcagtatttttcattaGCCTAACGTCAAGTCAAAGTTTGTTGTTGGGACGCCTGGAGAGATGGGCAGCACTATCAGGTACAGGATTTGCGATGACAACGGCTTGGAGTGTGCGCCATGATGGACTCACTCGCCTTGAGTTGCCAAGCGTCACTTCAAGACATGTAGCCTGAGCCGCCAACACCACACCTTCACATCACCATACAATGTCAGGACGCGTCTGGCTGGCCACACACTATGCACATTGAAACAAACATTTatcaaatagtgtgtgtgtgtgtgtgtgtgtgtgtgtgtgtgtgtgtgtacctataaAGACATTAACTTGTATTGCATGTTGCAGAGGAGTTATGGGTGGCAGGAGGTTGATGaaatgtgtggtggtgtcaCAAGTGAAGCACAGTGAGCGTTCCTGCAGGGTGAAGCAATGATGAGACCAGCGTCAGCACTCAccaaggtggtggtgtggtggtctctctctctctctctctctctctctctctctctctctctctctctctcgtcatttctcgcctcgtctcctttctcttatctcgtctcgtctctcgtctcgtttcgtctCGTCGTCTCGtgtcgtctcgtctctctctcgtctcctctctctcgttctcgtctCGTGTCGTGTCCTCTCCTTGTTCTCGTTTCgtgtcgtctcctctcctcgttctcgtctcgtctcatctctcgtcttgtctcgtctcgtctcctctctctcttctcgtttcgtctcct
The window above is part of the Portunus trituberculatus isolate SZX2019 chromosome 14, ASM1759143v1, whole genome shotgun sequence genome. Proteins encoded here:
- the LOC123503512 gene encoding neurogenic locus protein delta-like translates to MGGPQCSIVTVVVGSVARPSPEAEAMSAGQVVLVVVFSTAMPVLVVELVLVIVCMKRKRVRDCPCRDEEARLQNE